In Stenotrophomonas sp. ESTM1D_MKCIP4_1, a single genomic region encodes these proteins:
- a CDS encoding PTS fructose subfamily transporter subunit IIA, with protein MTCGILLVTHPGVGTALLDVATRLLRQLPLKTEAFEVPFDADLDALLPLASAALRRVDGGEGVLILTDLYGASPANLAGQLARLGTPVRRVSALSLPMLLRVMNYPEQGLDQLPATAAAGTRNGAIVDDA; from the coding sequence ATGACCTGTGGCATTCTCCTCGTAACACATCCTGGAGTCGGCACTGCCCTGCTTGACGTGGCAACCCGGCTCCTGCGGCAATTGCCGCTGAAAACCGAAGCTTTCGAGGTACCGTTCGACGCAGACCTGGATGCTCTTCTTCCCCTCGCTTCGGCTGCTTTGCGCCGGGTCGATGGAGGCGAAGGCGTGCTGATCCTGACCGACCTGTACGGCGCCAGCCCCGCCAACCTTGCCGGGCAGCTGGCCCGGTTGGGCACCCCGGTTCGCCGGGTGTCGGCGCTGAGTCTGCCGATGTTGCTGCGGGTGATGAATTATCCGGAACAGGGACTGGATCAACTGCCCGCCACAGCCGCGGCGGGCACCCGTAATGGAGCGATAGTCG
- the rapZ gene encoding RNase adapter RapZ, with protein MSTVTPTAPTLIIVSGLSGSGKSVALKTFEDQDYYCSDNLPIQLLPDFVRSVLDNHDGGAPRRLAVGIDVRGQDDLSQLANWRKLATDAGVEAKVLYFEASDETMLKRYADTRRRHPLSQLGLSLPEAIARERELIAPLRREADVVIDTSALNVHQLRRRIITEFAMGHATRLSLLFESFAYKRGVPAEADFVFDARVLPNPHWDPDLRALSGREPGVRDYLEAQPDVQRYLAQLMDFLDTWLPKLGDGTRSYVTVAFGCTGGKHRSVYLAERMARHAREMGWDDVATYHREQD; from the coding sequence ATGAGTACCGTCACCCCCACCGCCCCGACCCTGATCATCGTCAGTGGCCTGTCCGGCTCGGGTAAATCCGTCGCCCTGAAGACCTTCGAGGATCAGGACTACTACTGTTCGGACAACCTGCCGATCCAGCTGCTGCCGGATTTCGTGCGCAGCGTGCTGGACAACCATGACGGCGGCGCGCCGCGCCGGCTGGCGGTGGGCATCGACGTGCGCGGCCAGGACGACCTGAGCCAGCTGGCCAACTGGCGCAAGCTGGCCACCGATGCCGGCGTGGAAGCGAAGGTGCTGTACTTCGAAGCCAGCGATGAAACGATGCTCAAGCGCTATGCCGACACCCGTCGCCGGCACCCGCTGAGCCAGCTGGGCCTGTCCCTGCCGGAGGCCATCGCCCGCGAGCGCGAACTGATCGCACCGCTGCGCCGCGAGGCCGACGTGGTGATCGACACCAGCGCACTGAACGTGCACCAGCTGCGCCGCCGCATCATCACCGAGTTCGCGATGGGCCACGCCACGCGCCTGTCGCTGCTGTTCGAGTCGTTCGCCTACAAGCGCGGCGTGCCGGCAGAGGCCGACTTCGTGTTCGATGCACGCGTGCTGCCCAATCCGCACTGGGACCCTGACCTGCGCGCACTCAGCGGCCGCGAACCGGGCGTGCGCGATTATCTGGAAGCGCAGCCGGACGTGCAGCGCTATCTGGCGCAGCTGATGGATTTCCTCGATACCTGGCTGCCCAAGCTGGGCGATGGCACGCGCAGCTACGTGACCGTGGCCTTCGGCTGCACCGGCGGCAAGCACCGTTCGGTGTACCTGGCCGAGCGCATGGCACGCCACGCCCGCGAGATGGGTTGGGATGACGTGGCGACGTACCACCGCGAACAGGATTGA
- the hprK gene encoding HPr(Ser) kinase/phosphatase, with protein MNTSITARELFDQQRERLGLRWAAGKAGEKRELEAGNTVSRRPSLAGYLNAIYPNKVQILGTEELSWLDALEPRQRWETIEKIMQSHPLALVLTRNQPCPEDLRAAADESGTPLWLSPKRGHELLNHLSYHLARTLAPRVILHGVFMEIYSIGVLITGEAGSGKSELALELLSRGHRLVADDAPEFTQIAPDVLDGTCPELLQDLLEVRGLGVLNVREMFGDTAVKKNKYLRLIVHLTKPMTEPTPHGYERLTGDSGTRHVLDLDVPLITLPVMPGRNLAVLTEAATRLHILRTKGIDPAAMFIARHSNLLERRTP; from the coding sequence ATGAATACCAGCATCACCGCACGCGAACTGTTCGACCAGCAGCGCGAGCGGCTGGGCCTGCGCTGGGCCGCCGGCAAGGCAGGCGAGAAACGTGAACTGGAAGCGGGCAATACCGTCTCCCGTCGCCCCTCGCTGGCCGGCTATCTCAATGCGATCTACCCCAACAAGGTGCAGATCCTCGGTACCGAAGAACTGTCCTGGCTGGACGCGCTGGAACCGCGCCAGCGCTGGGAAACGATCGAGAAGATCATGCAGTCGCACCCGCTGGCGCTGGTGCTGACCCGCAACCAGCCCTGCCCGGAAGACCTGCGCGCGGCCGCCGATGAATCCGGCACGCCGCTGTGGCTTTCGCCCAAGCGCGGCCACGAACTGCTCAACCACCTCTCCTACCATCTGGCGCGCACGCTGGCGCCGCGGGTGATCCTGCATGGCGTGTTCATGGAGATCTACTCCATCGGCGTGCTCATCACCGGCGAGGCCGGATCCGGCAAGAGCGAGCTGGCGCTGGAACTGCTCAGCCGCGGCCACCGCCTGGTGGCCGACGATGCCCCCGAGTTCACCCAGATCGCCCCCGACGTGCTCGACGGCACCTGCCCCGAGCTGCTGCAGGACCTGCTGGAAGTCCGTGGCCTGGGCGTGCTGAACGTGCGCGAGATGTTCGGTGATACGGCGGTAAAGAAGAACAAGTACCTTCGGCTGATCGTCCATCTGACCAAGCCGATGACCGAACCCACCCCGCACGGCTACGAGCGCCTGACCGGCGATTCAGGCACCCGCCACGTGCTGGACCTGGACGTGCCGCTGATCACCCTGCCAGTGATGCCCGGCCGCAACCTGGCCGTGCTGACCGAAGCGGCCACCCGCCTGCACATTCTACGTACCAAGGGTATCGACCCGGCGGCGATGTTCATCGCCCGCCACAGCAACCTGCTGGAACGGCGAACACCCTGA
- a CDS encoding PTS sugar transporter subunit IIA, whose product MPLTDLLAAVQTQLCTATDRDSVLQAAAGLLACRQANAEQIYLNLCQREALGSTAIGFGIAIPHGRAPALDRPRGALLRLQTPVDFGGDEPVDLVFAMAVPAHYTHQHLMLLSELAELFSTPSIRDALRAAGDARALREALDLPPPASAA is encoded by the coding sequence ATGCCCCTGACTGACCTCCTGGCGGCCGTGCAGACCCAGCTCTGCACGGCCACCGACCGCGACAGCGTCCTGCAGGCCGCCGCCGGGTTGCTGGCCTGCCGCCAGGCCAACGCCGAACAGATCTACCTCAACCTGTGCCAGCGCGAAGCCCTGGGCAGTACCGCGATCGGTTTCGGCATCGCCATTCCCCACGGCCGGGCCCCTGCCCTGGACCGTCCCCGCGGCGCCCTGCTGCGGTTGCAGACCCCGGTTGATTTCGGCGGCGATGAACCGGTGGACCTGGTGTTCGCCATGGCCGTCCCCGCCCATTACACGCACCAGCACCTGATGCTGCTGTCCGAACTGGCCGAACTGTTCTCGACGCCCTCGATCCGCGACGCCCTGCGCGCGGCAGGGGATGCACGGGCACTTCGTGAGGCCCTGGACCTCCCCCCACCGGCGAGCGCCGCATGA
- the raiA gene encoding ribosome-associated translation inhibitor RaiA, which produces MRIETFGKDVEVTPALQSYVEEKLARVGKHFDQHCEARVTLKLQKTEHHVDASLNIPGQTLHAEAGGQTMYAAIDVLADKLDRLVIKHKEKKQQHAPLPVGDNGG; this is translated from the coding sequence ATGCGCATCGAAACGTTTGGCAAAGATGTCGAAGTCACCCCGGCCCTGCAGTCGTATGTTGAAGAAAAGCTGGCCCGGGTCGGAAAGCACTTCGACCAGCACTGCGAAGCGCGGGTAACCCTCAAGCTGCAGAAGACCGAACACCACGTCGACGCCAGCCTCAATATTCCCGGCCAGACGCTGCACGCCGAAGCCGGCGGCCAGACCATGTATGCCGCCATCGACGTCCTGGCGGACAAGCTTGACCGTCTGGTCATCAAGCACAAGGAGAAAAAACAGCAGCACGCACCACTGCCGGTGGGCGACAATGGCGGCTGA
- a CDS encoding RNA polymerase factor sigma-54: protein MKTRLQTSLGQQLVLTPQLQQAIKLLQMSTTELELEIAQAVESNPLLDWADSSDAGAGSDSADDGGADSDAPPEPAAPSGDDWAPAELDWNNPGSSGSFDDDEDTGSAAERVAEVETLADHLLWQLHLSHLSMRDRSIGAALIDALEEDGYLREPLATIAETLLPAIHAGEDEILTVLHQVQRFDPVGVAARCLGECLQLQLDVLPAGTAGVALARLIAAGPLERLPRSGVAGLAHELKQPLAEVETAVALLRSLDPRPGTQIAPLAQDTYVVPDVVVWRQNGLWRAALAAHAGPKVVIHRGYEQMIRRCGDADAGYLRAQLQEARWLLKGLQARGETLLRVVRCLIQQQAGFLEFGEQALRPLTLREIAAELGLHESTVSRAIARKHVRTPRGTLPLRAFFASGIDTEGGGEASSTAIQAMIRRLIDDENPRKPLSDAKLADLLKTSGIPVARRTVAKYREAMNISASHERVRIA from the coding sequence ATGAAGACTCGGCTGCAGACATCGTTGGGACAGCAGCTGGTGCTGACACCACAGCTGCAGCAGGCGATCAAGCTGCTGCAGATGTCCACCACCGAGCTGGAGCTGGAAATTGCCCAGGCGGTGGAAAGCAACCCCCTGCTGGACTGGGCCGACAGCAGCGATGCCGGTGCCGGCAGCGACAGCGCCGATGACGGCGGTGCCGATAGCGACGCGCCGCCGGAACCGGCCGCGCCCAGCGGCGACGACTGGGCCCCCGCCGAGCTGGACTGGAACAACCCCGGCAGCAGCGGCAGTTTCGACGACGATGAAGACACCGGCAGCGCCGCAGAGCGCGTGGCCGAGGTCGAGACCCTGGCCGACCACCTGCTGTGGCAGCTGCACCTGTCGCACCTGTCGATGCGCGACCGCAGCATCGGTGCGGCGCTGATCGATGCGCTGGAAGAAGACGGCTACCTGCGCGAGCCGCTGGCGACAATCGCCGAAACCCTGCTGCCGGCCATCCATGCCGGCGAGGACGAGATCCTCACCGTGCTGCACCAGGTGCAGCGCTTCGACCCGGTGGGCGTGGCGGCACGTTGCCTGGGCGAATGCCTGCAGCTGCAGCTGGACGTGCTGCCTGCCGGGACCGCCGGCGTGGCGCTGGCCCGGCTGATCGCCGCCGGCCCGCTGGAGCGGCTGCCGCGCAGCGGCGTGGCCGGCCTGGCCCACGAACTGAAGCAGCCACTGGCCGAGGTCGAAACCGCGGTCGCCCTGCTGCGCTCGCTGGATCCGCGTCCCGGCACCCAGATCGCACCGCTGGCACAGGACACCTATGTCGTGCCGGACGTGGTGGTGTGGCGGCAGAACGGCCTGTGGCGCGCCGCACTGGCGGCCCATGCCGGTCCGAAGGTGGTCATCCACCGCGGCTACGAACAGATGATCCGCCGCTGCGGCGACGCCGACGCCGGCTACCTGCGTGCCCAGCTGCAGGAGGCACGCTGGCTGCTCAAGGGCCTGCAGGCGCGCGGCGAGACCCTGCTGCGCGTGGTGCGCTGCCTGATCCAGCAGCAGGCCGGCTTCCTCGAATTCGGTGAACAGGCGCTGCGCCCGCTCACCCTGCGCGAGATCGCCGCCGAACTGGGCCTGCACGAATCCACCGTCTCACGCGCGATCGCACGAAAGCACGTACGCACGCCGCGCGGCACCCTGCCGCTGCGCGCGTTCTTCGCTTCAGGCATCGACACCGAAGGCGGTGGCGAAGCATCCAGTACCGCCATCCAGGCGATGATCCGACGCCTGATCGATGACGAAAACCCACGCAAGCCGCTTTCTGACGCCAAGCTGGCTGACCTGCTCAAAACGTCGGGAATCCCAGTAGCGCGGCGCACCGTGGCGAAGTATCGTGAGGCCATGAACATCTCCGCCTCGCACGAAAGGGTCAGAATCGCTTGA
- the lptB gene encoding LPS export ABC transporter ATP-binding protein yields the protein MLVAKGLRKKYKQREVVKDFGLTLDAGEVVGLLGPNGAGKTTCFYMIVGLVEADAGSIVLDGQDITGDPMYTRAKQGVGYLPQEPSVFRKLTVADNLRLVLELRDDLDSAGRERELNGLLDELQLGHVADQLGASLSGGERRRCEIARALAAKPRLILLDEPFAGVDPISVGEIQRIVTHLKQRGIGVLITDHNVRETLGICDRAYILAEGTVLAQGSPEAILDNADVRRVYLGDSFKL from the coding sequence ATGCTTGTCGCCAAGGGCCTGCGCAAGAAGTACAAGCAGCGCGAAGTCGTCAAGGACTTCGGGCTGACCCTGGATGCCGGTGAAGTGGTCGGCCTGCTCGGCCCCAACGGTGCCGGCAAGACCACCTGTTTCTACATGATCGTGGGTCTGGTGGAAGCCGACGCCGGCAGCATCGTGCTGGACGGCCAGGACATCACTGGCGACCCGATGTACACGCGTGCCAAGCAGGGCGTGGGTTATCTGCCGCAGGAGCCGTCGGTGTTCCGCAAGCTGACCGTGGCCGACAACCTGCGCCTGGTGCTTGAACTGCGCGACGACCTGGATTCGGCCGGCCGCGAACGCGAACTCAACGGCCTGCTGGACGAACTGCAGCTGGGCCACGTGGCCGACCAGCTCGGCGCCAGCCTGTCCGGCGGTGAACGCCGCCGCTGCGAGATCGCCCGCGCACTGGCCGCCAAGCCCCGCCTGATCCTGCTGGATGAACCCTTTGCCGGCGTCGATCCGATCTCGGTCGGCGAGATCCAGCGCATCGTCACCCATCTCAAGCAGCGCGGCATCGGTGTGCTCATCACCGACCACAACGTGCGCGAAACCTTGGGAATCTGCGACCGCGCGTATATCCTCGCAGAGGGCACCGTACTGGCCCAGGGCTCGCCGGAAGCGATCCTGGACAACGCCGACGTCCGTCGCGTCTACCTTGGAGATTCCTTCAAGCTGTGA
- the lptA gene encoding lipopolysaccharide transport periplasmic protein LptA, whose product MKISLAAVLALSLLVPAAAFAKSSDRNEDMHIDAGAQAGSLTGDGKTTLSQGVVITQGTLDLRSAQAEIYMKDGEAVRAVFTGKQAKMKQQLDDGTWVDAVADNIDYDVKSDTVTLTGNYKVTSARGTNAGQRMVYNMKSGEMNSGGDGSRVRTVIPPKNKTPAAAPAGGKK is encoded by the coding sequence ATGAAGATCTCCCTTGCAGCCGTACTCGCGCTCAGTCTTCTTGTTCCCGCCGCCGCGTTCGCCAAATCCAGCGACCGCAACGAAGACATGCACATCGACGCCGGTGCCCAGGCCGGTTCCCTGACCGGTGATGGCAAAACCACCCTGTCGCAGGGCGTGGTCATCACCCAGGGCACGCTGGACCTGCGCTCGGCGCAGGCCGAGATCTACATGAAGGACGGTGAAGCCGTGCGTGCCGTGTTCACCGGCAAGCAGGCCAAGATGAAGCAGCAGCTGGACGACGGCACCTGGGTCGATGCGGTGGCCGACAACATCGACTACGACGTCAAGAGCGATACCGTCACCCTGACCGGCAACTACAAGGTCACCAGCGCGCGCGGCACCAACGCCGGCCAGCGCATGGTCTACAACATGAAGAGCGGCGAGATGAATTCCGGTGGCGACGGCAGCCGTGTGCGTACCGTCATTCCGCCCAAGAACAAGACGCCTGCTGCGGCGCCGGCCGGGGGCAAGAAGTAA
- the lptC gene encoding LPS export ABC transporter periplasmic protein LptC translates to MNAPSLNWRTVLGAGLLLAALLSSWAALRNRDKGPVQTGQDVGVDYILHDFQIVALDEQGKESTTLRAPLLERQRGDQTINITTPVFEMPDKDGQHWTLRAKTGWLSAKGDEMKLRGDVAGDSPAAPGVVPTTFRTDHLDVFPKESRARTDALVTMTRPGMEQSGVGFEVDSKNNTYHFLSQSKGRYTPRR, encoded by the coding sequence ATGAATGCTCCGTCGCTGAACTGGCGTACCGTGCTCGGCGCCGGGCTGCTGCTGGCCGCCCTGCTCAGCAGCTGGGCGGCCCTGCGCAACCGCGACAAGGGGCCGGTGCAGACCGGCCAGGACGTGGGCGTGGATTACATCCTGCACGACTTCCAGATCGTGGCGCTGGACGAACAGGGCAAGGAATCGACCACGCTGCGCGCGCCGCTGCTGGAACGCCAGCGGGGCGACCAGACCATCAACATCACCACGCCGGTGTTCGAGATGCCCGACAAGGACGGCCAGCACTGGACCCTGCGGGCGAAGACCGGCTGGCTCAGCGCCAAGGGCGACGAAATGAAGCTGCGCGGCGATGTCGCCGGTGACAGCCCCGCCGCCCCCGGCGTGGTGCCCACCACCTTCCGCACCGACCACCTGGATGTGTTCCCGAAGGAAAGCCGTGCCCGCACCGATGCCCTGGTCACCATGACCCGCCCGGGCATGGAGCAGTCCGGCGTCGGGTTCGAGGTGGATTCCAAGAACAACACGTATCATTTCCTCAGCCAGTCCAAGGGCCGCTACACGCCCAGGCGCTGA
- a CDS encoding HAD hydrolase family protein: protein MPWSPLPAFPAHLHATAAGIRLACFDVDGTLTDGRLYYDKDGNESKAYFVQDGLGLKLLQQHGIHPVLITARNSQSALRRGADLGIDTQIAVGDKLASVQALCAQHGIGLDQVAFMGDDLPDLAPLGAVGLAVAPANAHPWIAERVHWTTRSEGGRGAARELCDVLLAAQGHLDAVLARFGA, encoded by the coding sequence ATGCCCTGGTCCCCCCTGCCCGCCTTCCCCGCCCACCTGCATGCCACGGCAGCCGGTATCCGCCTGGCCTGCTTTGACGTGGACGGCACCCTCACCGACGGTCGGCTGTACTACGACAAGGACGGCAACGAGAGCAAGGCGTACTTCGTGCAGGATGGTCTGGGACTGAAACTGCTGCAGCAGCACGGTATCCACCCCGTGCTCATCACCGCGCGCAACAGCCAGTCCGCGCTCAGGCGCGGCGCTGACCTGGGCATCGACACCCAGATCGCGGTGGGCGACAAGCTGGCCAGCGTGCAGGCGCTGTGCGCCCAGCACGGCATCGGCCTGGACCAGGTCGCCTTCATGGGCGACGACCTGCCCGATCTGGCGCCGCTGGGTGCCGTCGGCCTGGCAGTCGCCCCGGCCAACGCCCACCCGTGGATCGCCGAGCGCGTGCACTGGACCACCCGCAGTGAAGGCGGCCGTGGCGCCGCCCGCGAGCTGTGCGACGTGCTGTTGGCCGCGCAGGGCCATCTGGATGCGGTGCTGGCGAGGTTCGGCGCATGA
- a CDS encoding KpsF/GutQ family sugar-phosphate isomerase, with protein MAESSLPPRSVDPAALVASGRRVFEIEQQALQAVASGLGEAFQKACQAILGSRGRVVATGMGKSGHVARKIAATLASTGTPAFYVHPGEAGHGDLGMITEDDVVLALSYSGESDELLMLLPVLKRQGNVLISMTGRPQSSLARAADVHLDVSVPAEACPLALAPTSSTTASLAMGDALAVALLDARGFTADDFARSHPAGSLGRRLLLHITDVMHSGEDLPRVDADASLSQALVEMSRKRLGMTAVVDAQGVLTGLFTDGDLRRALDTELDVRTAKIADVMTRNPRTIGADQLAVEAARLMETHKINGLIVVDGQGRAVGALNIHDLLRARVV; from the coding sequence ATGGCCGAGTCCTCCCTGCCCCCCCGTTCCGTCGATCCCGCCGCCCTGGTGGCCAGTGGCCGCCGCGTGTTCGAGATCGAGCAGCAGGCGCTGCAGGCCGTCGCCAGCGGGCTGGGCGAGGCCTTCCAGAAGGCCTGCCAGGCGATCCTGGGCAGCCGCGGCCGGGTGGTTGCCACCGGCATGGGCAAGTCCGGCCATGTCGCCCGCAAGATCGCCGCCACCCTGGCCTCCACCGGCACCCCGGCCTTCTACGTGCACCCCGGCGAGGCCGGGCACGGCGACCTGGGCATGATCACCGAAGACGACGTGGTGCTGGCGCTGTCCTATTCCGGCGAATCGGACGAGCTGCTGATGCTGCTGCCGGTGCTCAAGCGCCAGGGCAACGTATTGATTTCCATGACCGGCCGGCCGCAGTCCAGCCTGGCCCGGGCCGCCGACGTGCACCTGGATGTGAGCGTGCCGGCCGAGGCCTGCCCGCTGGCGCTGGCACCGACCTCCAGCACCACCGCCTCGCTGGCGATGGGCGATGCGCTGGCCGTGGCCCTGCTGGATGCACGCGGCTTCACCGCCGATGATTTCGCCCGCTCGCACCCGGCCGGCAGCCTCGGCCGCCGCCTGCTGCTGCACATCACCGACGTGATGCACAGCGGCGAGGACCTGCCCAGGGTCGATGCCGATGCCAGCCTGAGCCAGGCGCTGGTGGAGATGAGTCGCAAGCGCCTTGGCATGACCGCCGTGGTCGACGCCCAGGGCGTGCTGACCGGGCTGTTCACCGATGGCGACCTGCGCCGTGCGCTGGACACCGAGCTGGACGTGCGTACGGCGAAGATCGCCGACGTAATGACCCGCAACCCGCGCACCATCGGTGCCGACCAGCTGGCGGTGGAAGCGGCACGGTTGATGGAAACCCACAAGATCAACGGCCTGATCGTGGTCGACGGCCAGGGCCGGGCGGTCGGCGCGCTGAACATTCATGACCTGTTGCGGGCCCGGGTGGTTTAA
- a CDS encoding BolA family protein, whose translation MDADTIRNLIETGLPGARADVRGDDGVHFEATVVCEAFAGKMPLARHRMVYATLGDLMGGAIHALALKTVTPAEAG comes from the coding sequence TTGGACGCCGACACCATCCGCAACCTGATCGAAACCGGCCTGCCGGGCGCCCGCGCCGACGTGCGCGGCGACGATGGCGTGCACTTCGAAGCGACCGTGGTCTGTGAGGCCTTTGCCGGCAAGATGCCGCTGGCCCGCCACCGGATGGTCTATGCCACCCTGGGCGACCTGATGGGCGGCGCGATCCACGCGCTGGCACTGAAAACCGTGACCCCGGCCGAAGCCGGCTGA
- the murA gene encoding UDP-N-acetylglucosamine 1-carboxyvinyltransferase, which translates to MAKIVVTGGAALHGEVSISGAKNAVLPILCATLLADAPVEITNVPHLHDVVTTVKLLGELGANVTIDQGTLSRGSAIVVDPRPVNQHVAPYELVKTMRASILVLGPLLARFGAAEVSLPGGCAIGSRPVDQHIKGLQALGADIVVENGFIKATAKRLKGGHFTFDMVSVTGTENVLMAAVLAEGTTILDNAAMEPEVTDLAHCLIALGAKIEGLGTARLVIEGVERLSGGRHEVLPDRIETGTFLVAAAMTGGKVTVNRARPNTMDAVLSKLVEAGATIETTEDSITLDMHGKRPKAVNLTTAPYPAFPTDMQAQFMALNCVAEGVGVINETIFENRFMHVNELLRLGADIQVEGHTAIARGHERLSGAPVMATDLRASASLILAGLMADGETTIDRIYHLDRGYENIEEKLSSLGATIRRVP; encoded by the coding sequence ATGGCCAAGATCGTTGTGACCGGCGGCGCTGCGCTGCACGGTGAAGTGAGCATCTCCGGCGCCAAGAACGCCGTCCTTCCCATCCTCTGCGCGACCCTGCTGGCCGATGCGCCGGTGGAGATCACCAACGTGCCGCACCTGCACGATGTGGTCACCACGGTGAAGCTGCTGGGCGAACTGGGCGCCAACGTCACCATCGACCAGGGCACGCTGTCGCGTGGCAGCGCGATCGTGGTCGACCCGCGTCCGGTCAACCAGCACGTCGCCCCGTACGAGCTGGTCAAGACCATGCGTGCCTCGATCCTGGTGCTGGGCCCGCTGCTGGCCCGCTTCGGCGCTGCCGAAGTGTCGCTGCCGGGTGGCTGCGCCATCGGTTCGCGCCCGGTCGATCAGCACATCAAGGGCCTGCAGGCGCTGGGTGCCGACATCGTGGTCGAAAACGGCTTCATCAAGGCCACCGCAAAGCGCCTGAAGGGCGGCCACTTCACCTTCGACATGGTCAGCGTCACCGGCACCGAGAACGTGCTGATGGCGGCCGTGCTGGCGGAGGGCACCACCATCCTCGACAACGCCGCGATGGAACCGGAAGTGACCGATCTGGCGCACTGCCTGATCGCGCTGGGCGCGAAGATCGAAGGCCTGGGCACCGCACGCCTGGTCATCGAAGGCGTCGAACGCCTGTCCGGTGGCCGCCACGAAGTACTGCCCGACCGCATCGAGACCGGTACCTTCCTGGTGGCCGCAGCGATGACCGGCGGCAAGGTGACCGTGAACCGCGCCCGTCCCAACACCATGGACGCGGTGCTGTCCAAGCTGGTTGAAGCGGGTGCCACCATCGAGACCACCGAAGACAGCATCACCCTGGACATGCACGGCAAGCGTCCGAAGGCGGTCAACCTGACCACCGCGCCGTACCCGGCATTCCCCACCGACATGCAGGCGCAGTTCATGGCGCTCAACTGCGTGGCCGAGGGCGTGGGTGTGATCAATGAAACGATCTTCGAGAACCGTTTCATGCACGTCAACGAACTGCTGCGCCTGGGCGCGGACATCCAGGTGGAAGGCCACACCGCCATTGCCCGCGGCCACGAGCGCCTGAGTGGTGCGCCGGTGATGGCCACCGACCTGCGCGCATCGGCGTCGCTGATCCTGGCCGGCCTGATGGCCGATGGTGAAACCACCATCGATCGCATCTACCACCTGGACCGTGGCTACGAGAACATCGAAGAGAAGCTGTCTTCGCTCGGTGCCACCATCCGGCGCGTGCCATGA
- a CDS encoding DUF3108 domain-containing protein has translation MTTLTRPLTWIAAAALSVASLPAMALQPFKADYLASYMGMQANGTMTLASEGTGKWRYNLQVKNQLADLSQSTVFEEVRGQLRPLSSQDRSALLVKKRNVQANYNWTSNQATWTGDIKPDRAGPVALKAGDMDALLINLAIARDLAAGKPLTYRMVDEGRIKNMTYKVVGKEAVTVGGKSYQATKVSRVDGDKEQIAWIVPELPVPTRILQREGGRDALDLTIKALN, from the coding sequence ATGACGACCCTGACCCGCCCGCTGACCTGGATCGCCGCTGCCGCACTGTCGGTCGCCAGCCTGCCGGCCATGGCCCTGCAGCCGTTCAAGGCGGATTACCTGGCCAGCTACATGGGCATGCAGGCCAACGGCACCATGACCCTGGCCAGCGAAGGCACCGGCAAGTGGCGCTACAACCTGCAGGTGAAGAACCAGCTGGCCGACCTGAGCCAGAGCACGGTGTTCGAGGAAGTGCGTGGCCAGCTGCGCCCGCTCAGCAGCCAGGACCGTTCGGCGCTGCTGGTGAAGAAGCGCAACGTGCAGGCCAACTACAACTGGACCAGCAACCAGGCCACCTGGACCGGCGACATCAAGCCGGACCGCGCCGGCCCCGTTGCGCTGAAGGCTGGCGACATGGATGCGCTGCTGATCAATCTGGCCATCGCCCGCGACCTGGCCGCCGGCAAGCCGCTGACCTACCGCATGGTCGACGAAGGTCGCATCAAGAACATGACCTACAAGGTCGTGGGCAAAGAGGCAGTGACCGTGGGTGGCAAGAGCTACCAGGCCACCAAGGTCTCGCGCGTGGATGGCGACAAGGAGCAGATTGCCTGGATCGTGCCCGAGTTGCCGGTGCCGACCCGCATCCTGCAGCGCGAAGGCGGCCGCGACGCGCTGGACCTGACCATCAAGGCGTTGAACTGA